A single genomic interval of Mucilaginibacter robiniae harbors:
- a CDS encoding sulfite exporter TauE/SafE family protein has product MSVILFTLIILVGAYMAGLLGSLTGLGGGVVIIPLLSLVLDVNIHYAIGASLVSVIATSSGSAVAYVREGITNMRIGMFLEIATTTGAMLGAMLALHLQTSFIAVIFGVILIFTAVMSLRKKEEFVSQEKSWLSDKLKLNGSYPANGQTVQYGVRHVGGGFLMMLFAGVISGLLGIGSGSLKVVAMDGIMRIPFKVSTTTSNFMIGVTAAASAVVYLQRGYIDPGLSMPVVIGVLLGALTGSKILVHTQKSGWLRWTFAIVVTFLAIQMIYNGINHKI; this is encoded by the coding sequence ATGTCCGTCATTCTGTTTACGTTAATTATTCTGGTTGGGGCCTACATGGCCGGTTTGTTAGGCTCATTAACCGGATTGGGTGGGGGCGTAGTCATCATACCTCTATTATCATTGGTTTTGGACGTAAATATTCACTATGCTATTGGCGCTTCGCTGGTGTCGGTTATTGCTACCTCTTCAGGTTCGGCTGTGGCTTATGTGCGTGAAGGGATTACTAATATGCGCATTGGTATGTTTCTGGAAATTGCCACCACTACAGGGGCAATGCTGGGAGCTATGTTGGCCCTGCACCTGCAAACCAGCTTTATTGCCGTTATATTTGGCGTCATACTGATTTTTACGGCGGTCATGTCGTTACGTAAAAAAGAAGAATTTGTAAGTCAGGAAAAAAGCTGGCTGTCAGATAAACTGAAGCTGAACGGCAGCTACCCAGCCAATGGCCAAACCGTACAATATGGCGTACGCCATGTAGGCGGCGGTTTTTTAATGATGCTGTTTGCCGGGGTTATATCAGGGTTGTTAGGCATCGGTTCGGGCTCCTTAAAAGTAGTGGCTATGGATGGTATTATGCGTATTCCATTCAAAGTATCAACTACCACCAGTAACTTCATGATTGGTGTAACTGCGGCGGCCAGTGCCGTGGTTTATTTGCAGCGTGGATATATTGATCCTGGCTTATCAATGCCAGTGGTAATCGGTGTGTTGCTGGGAGCTTTAACCGGGTCTAAAATACTGGTACATACCCAAAAGTCGGGCTGGCTACGATGGACGTTTGCCATTGTAGTAACTTTTTTGGCCATACAAATGATTTATAACGGAATAAATCACAAAATTTAA